In Poecile atricapillus isolate bPoeAtr1 chromosome 9, bPoeAtr1.hap1, whole genome shotgun sequence, the following are encoded in one genomic region:
- the CCDC51 gene encoding mitochondrial potassium channel has protein sequence MGPMKYTSSVSSVSCGLQYHHSLMKWSPKVNLHMVRTYCPSAPKRPEAKSAVEMAMGLLHRITESGTVMGKNSLQKVSATCRNWWDRYEEFVGINEVREAQGKVTEAENVFMIARGIVREARENVEAQQIKLKEIRDRLDRVSRDDTQYLELATLEHRLLQEEKRYRAAYLNAEESEREKFSLFSAAVRESHEKERTRAEKTKNWSIIGSVLGAIIGVLGSTYVNRVRLQELKVLVLEAQKGPVNLQEAIKEQASSHYLQQKDLSDVIEDLKNVLQTTTARGVKEGALLTRETRNDSIKIDSLLMPLNEQLNYIKQVSSCLGSLQQQFNSLQESITQVLSELQSVKLAIHSRPTERVMPRPSGEGKGQAAAVRDVILELCDTERRLETQIKRSSIYSTALTCAMFAITLPVLYIILKGN, from the exons ATGGGGCCTATGAAATACACATCAAGTGTGTCCTCAGTGTCCTGTGGTCTGCAGTATCACCATTCATTGATGAAGTGGAGTCCAAAAGTGAATTTACACATGGTGAGGACTTACTGCCCGTCAGCACCCAAGAGGCCCGAAGCCAAGTCTGCGGTGGAAATGGCCATGGGTCTCCTTCATCGGATCACAGAATCAGGGACTGTTATGGGAAAAAACTCCCTCCAAAAAGTGTCTGCAACATGCAGGAATTGGTGGGACAGATACGAAGAATTTGTTGGAATCAATGAAGTTCGAGAGGCTCAGGGAAAAGTAACAGAG GCAGAAAATGTCTTTATGATAGCTCGAGGGATAGTACGAGAGGCTCGTGAAAATGTAGAAGCCCAACAGATTAAACTGAAGGAAATTCGGGATCGCTTAGACAGGGTCTCTCGGGATGACACCCAGTATTTAGAACTGGCTACTCTGGAACACAGGTTGCTGCAG GAAGAGAAGAGGTACCGAGCTGCATATTTAAATGCAGAAGAAtctgagagagaaaaattctctctcttctctgcaGCTGTCAGGGAAAGCCATGAGAAAGAGCGCACAAGAGCTGAAAAAACGAAGAACTGGTCTATTATTGGCTCTGTACTGGGAGCCATTATAGGTGTTCTTGGTTCCACCTATGTCAATCGAGTAAGGCTGCAAGAATTGAAAGTCTTGGTGCTTGAAGCACAGAAAGGCCCAGTAAATTTACAAGAAGCCATCAAAGAACAGGCCTCCAGCCATTACTTGCAGCAGAAAGATCTCAGTGATGTCATAGAAGACCTAAAAAATGTGCTGCAAACAACAACAGCACGGGGTGTGAAAGAAGGGGCTTTGTTAACTAGAGAAACCAGGAATGACTCCATAAAAATAGATTCTCTTTTAATGCCTTTAAATGAACAGCTAAACTACATTAAACAAGTCAGTTCATGTCTAGGGAGTTTACAACAGCAGTTTAACAGTCTGCAGGAAAGTATCACGCAGGTGCTGTCTGAGCTGCAGAGTGTCAAACTCGCCATCCACTCCCGACCTACAGAAAGAGTGATGCCAAGGCCTTCAGGGGAGGGCAagggccaggctgctgctgtgagagaTGTGATTTTGGAATTGTGTGATACCGAGCGGAGACTGGAAACGCAAATCAAGAGAAGTTCTATTTACAGCACTGCACTGACATGTGCTATGTTTGCCATTACTCTGCCTGTACTCTATATCATACTAAAAGGGAACTGA
- the CCDC174 gene encoding coiled-coil domain-containing protein 174, translating into MDRRKKPLDVAASSLVDLKAELFRKQEEFKKEKLLKDAGVFAKPRTFNKKPNIWAKQNTGVVNRAAKDVEQKAEEQDILDKSRKKLEEKAKLYEKMVKGDFPDEETEDLYLVDFTQKIIDKQHEVQELHQSEAAGKTSERDTDEEETQLEADIPPPEDPDEEWVDYVDFLGRSRRCMKKDLPSLLKMDQELQGKRQEPDGNTLLSEDMRRELQRQQWEKEEEEALRKPMGPIHYEDIRENEARQLGVGYFAFSRDQELRHKQRATLDMLREQTLDQRNKREQLKEKRKAALDARLSKLRARKIKKLREAGLEEEAEKLENGEVKGAAEEPEPPKVTAASRKVEVIIQERRDTKPGVPYVREWDKGKELMFGQWEKKQEELRDERDPEFAPPSNYFLGQKKDDYYRSQNLNSSETTSEKLETEGAQNRQRPSVQGSSSAGDVPLSAQASNSNIPDKPGSAEPGDHDTQGVSSAEDDSSDDEDVLPPAQAYGYGARAVPPPLRGYGYSTRGVPPPMPAYGYGAPEVPFPVQAYGYGAPGMVPPMHGYGYGTPEIPFAMQAYGYSSQDVPLGMQTCGCSTQGVPPGMQTCGCSTQGMPPGMQTCGCSTQGMPPGMQTCGFSAQDMPPGTQVCDLSSQDVPPGTDTCGSSTQEMPPGTDTCVSSTQDVPPGTDTCVSSTQDVPPGTQASGCSTQDVAPPVQTDSSDMPNQEPLYQSLDDMLSYYRQVT; encoded by the exons ATGGACCGGAGGAAGAAGCCGCTGGACGTGGCCGCGTCCTCG CTGGTAGATCTCAAAGCCGAACTCTTCCGAAAGCAAGAGGAgttcaagaaagaaaagctgctgaaagATGCTGGCGTCTTTGCAAAGCCCAGAACCTTTAATAAG AAACCAAATATCTGGGCCAAACAGAACACCGGAGTTGTAAATCGAGCTGCAAAAGATGTTGAGCAGAAGGCAGAAGAGCAGGATATATTGGATAAATCAAG gaagaagcttgaagagaaagcaaagctgTATGAGAAAATGGTAAAAGGAGACTTCCCAG ATGAAGAAACTGAGGATTTGTACCTGGTGGATTTCACTCAGAAGATCATAGACAAACAGCACGAAGTACAGGAGCTGCATCAGAGCGAAGCTGCTGGGAAGACTTCAGAAAGAGACACAGATGAGGAGGAAACTCAGCTTGAAGCAGACATTCCACCACCAGAGGACCCGGATGAGGAATG GGTTGATTATGTTGATTTCTTGGGCCGATCTAGACGCTGTATGAAGAAGGATTTACCAAGTCTACTTAAAATGGATCAGGAACTTCAAGGGAAAAG acAAGAACCTGATGGGAATACTCTGTTATCTGAAGACATGAGAAGAGAGCTTCAGAGGCAGCagtgggaaaaggaagaagaagaagcccTCAGAAAACCCATGGGACCCATACATTATGAGGATATTCGAGAAAATG agGCCAGGCAGCTCGGTGTTGgttattttgccttttctcGAGACCAGGAACTCAGGCATAAACAACGGGCAACCCTGGATATGCTGAGGGAGCAG ACGCTTGATCAGAGAAATAAACGTGAacagctgaaggagaagaggaaggcaGCTCTAGATGCAAGGCTGTCCAAACTTCGAGCACGGAAGATTAAAAAGTTAAGGGAAGCTGGATtagaggaagaggcagaaaaacTGGAGAATGGAG AGGTGAAAGGTGCTGCTGAGGAACCAGAACCTCCTAAGGTTACTGCAGCAAGTAGGAAAGTAGAGGTTATCATCCAGGAGAGGAGAGATACAAAGCCTGGAGTGCCTTATGTCCGAGAGTGGGATAAAGGCAAAG AACTGATGTTTGGAcaatgggaaaagaaacaggaagaacTAAGAGATGAGCGAGACCCAGAATTTGCACCACCATCTAATTACTTTTTGGGACAAAAGAAAGATGATTATTACCGAAGTCAGAATTTGAACAGTTCTGAAACAACCTCTGAAAAACTGGAAACGGAGGGAGCACAAAACAGACAGAGGCCATCggtgcagggcagcagcagcgctGGCGACGTGCCACTGTCAGCACAGGCTTCCAACAGCAACATTCCAGATAAGCCAGGGTCAGCAGAGCCCGGTGACCATGACACTCAGGGCGTGTCATCAGCAGAGGATGACAGCAGCGACGATGAGGACGTGCTACCACCAGCACAGGCTTATGGCTACGGTGCCCGAGCTGTGCCACCACCACTGCGGGGTTATGGCTACAGCACCCGGGGCGTGCCACCGCCCATGCCAGCCTACGGCTACGGCGCTCCTGAGGTGCCCTTCCCAGTGCAGGCTTACGGCTATGGAGCACCAGGAATGGTGCCACCAATGCACGGGTATGGCTACGGCACTCCTGAGATACCCTTTGCGATGCAGGCATATGGCTACAGCAGCCAGGATGTGCCGCTGGGAATGCAAACCTGTGGATGCAGCACCCAGGGTGTGCCACCAGGAATGCAGACCTGTGGATGCAGCACCCAGGGTATGCCACCAGGAATGCAGACCTGTGGATGCAGTACCCAGGGTATGCCACCAGGAATGCAGACCTGCGGCTTCAGTGCCCAGGATATGCCACCAGGAACACAGGTCTGTGACCTCAGCAGCCAAGATGTGCCACCAGGAACAGACACCTGCGGTAGCAGCACCCAAGAGATGCCACCAGGAACAGACACCTGTGTCAGCAGCACCCAGGATGTGCCACCAGGAACAGACACCTGTGTCAGCAGCACCCAGGATGTGCCACCAGGAACGCAGGCCAGTGGCTGCAGCACTCAGGATGTGGCACCCCCAGTGCAGACCGACAGCAGTGATATGCCAAATCAGGAACCACTTTACCAAAGTTTAGATGATATGCTCTCTTATTATAGACAAGTGACTTGA